From Meiothermus sp., a single genomic window includes:
- a CDS encoding vWA domain-containing protein, which translates to MRIGKLAWIVVGLCILQLGVASSEADGLQRYVFLVDTSASMIGREDGRTVIFPQVQRELMRFAQQVAEEAEVHLVPFSAEPQEMARFVLPQERESMLRYVRGLRAEGGSSRIFGSLRLVYSELCNEPRAFYLFTDGLDNSAEPAQMPELNSQCPLTLVALGTLPKGFTDAWTGFRHNRLADPPSKPLAHPIGAEVPDFPQTPDGTVSSADPPPLPDPVLAGVQKAYGEKPGPQPAPAPPSASPEVRPSPPPARTAPPQKLANPNRPQTIAPASPRPAPAAPARPSSTPPGAVRPAVPKPTPAPAPTELRTKSQPISPSATPKPTLGVQTRPPKAALYRLYLVGSPRLVDGAVVVVYRLEASPEATLPLKLRLQEAPPGLRISYNHQPQSIAVRPGEQFELRVSNPGTQAVVLETGFRVEQAPGPVELPPVLQLSVPPLGVSRGGPGWGWALAGVLLLAGLGRLGVLWRRSAQAPQTAPVDNRKGLHGSEANLVPLSPPLLSLDFFGAVPEQRRKYLPLLTQVYDLGEAIGDPLLARFQVQPGPTGLEVLHLPGHLRVYLEGQEPLHPGQTVEPGRTLHLFDLCGTAVGILSVQRM; encoded by the coding sequence ATGCGAATCGGAAAACTGGCCTGGATTGTGGTAGGTTTGTGCATTCTGCAACTCGGAGTTGCTTCTAGCGAAGCCGATGGTTTGCAGCGGTACGTTTTTTTGGTCGACACCTCTGCTTCCATGATTGGGCGAGAAGATGGACGTACGGTGATCTTCCCCCAGGTACAACGTGAGTTGATGCGATTTGCCCAGCAAGTCGCCGAGGAGGCCGAGGTACACCTGGTGCCTTTTAGCGCCGAGCCCCAGGAGATGGCCCGGTTTGTGCTGCCGCAAGAGCGGGAGTCGATGTTGCGCTATGTGCGCGGTCTGCGGGCCGAGGGCGGTTCAAGTCGTATCTTTGGGAGCTTGAGGCTGGTTTATTCCGAGCTTTGTAACGAGCCTCGAGCCTTTTATCTTTTTACCGATGGGCTGGACAACTCGGCAGAGCCGGCCCAGATGCCCGAGCTTAATAGCCAGTGTCCCCTTACCCTGGTAGCCCTGGGAACCCTTCCCAAGGGCTTTACCGATGCCTGGACAGGGTTTCGGCACAACCGCCTGGCCGACCCTCCCAGCAAGCCCCTGGCCCACCCAATCGGCGCAGAAGTACCCGACTTTCCCCAAACGCCCGATGGAACGGTGTCATCGGCAGACCCACCTCCCCTACCCGACCCTGTGCTGGCAGGGGTGCAAAAAGCGTATGGGGAGAAGCCCGGCCCACAACCGGCACCGGCTCCCCCGTCGGCCAGCCCGGAAGTGAGGCCCTCTCCCCCTCCAGCCCGCACCGCGCCACCCCAAAAACTTGCAAACCCAAACCGACCCCAAACCATTGCTCCAGCCTCGCCAAGACCGGCTCCGGCCGCACCAGCCCGGCCTTCCAGCACCCCCCCTGGGGCTGTGCGTCCTGCTGTACCCAAACCCACCCCGGCCCCAGCCCCAACTGAGCTGAGAACAAAGTCCCAACCCATCTCCCCATCTGCTACCCCCAAACCCACCCTCGGGGTGCAGACCCGACCTCCCAAGGCAGCGTTGTACCGGCTGTACCTAGTAGGCTCTCCTCGCCTGGTGGATGGCGCAGTGGTGGTGGTGTACCGCCTCGAGGCCAGTCCCGAGGCCACCCTTCCCCTCAAACTCCGCCTCCAGGAAGCACCCCCCGGCTTGCGCATTAGCTACAACCACCAACCCCAATCCATTGCCGTACGCCCAGGGGAGCAGTTCGAGCTGCGCGTTTCCAATCCGGGCACCCAGGCTGTCGTTCTCGAGACCGGCTTCAGGGTGGAGCAGGCCCCCGGCCCGGTCGAATTACCCCCGGTCTTACAGCTCTCGGTACCCCCCCTGGGGGTCTCGCGGGGCGGGCCGGGGTGGGGGTGGGCTTTGGCCGGAGTGCTGCTCCTAGCAGGGCTTGGCAGGCTAGGGGTGCTATGGCGTCGCAGCGCCCAGGCCCCACAGACCGCACCGGTAGACAACAGGAAAGGCTTGCATGGATCAGAAGCGAACCTGGTGCCGCTTTCTCCTCCTCTGCTCAGTCTGGATTTTTTTGGCGCAGTCCCCGAGCAACGGCGCAAGTATCTTCCGCTCCTTACCCAGGTCTACGACCTAGGCGAGGCCATCGGCGACCCGCTGTTGGCGCGTTTTCAAGTACAACCGGGCCCAACAGGACTCGAGGTGCTCCACCTCCCCGGACACTTGCGGGTCTACCTCGAGGGCCAAGAGCCCCTCCACCCAGGCCAAACGGTGGAGCCAGGCCGCACCCTCCATCTCTTCGACCTCTGCGGGACTGCCGTAGGCATCCTGAGCGTCCAAAGAATGTAG
- a CDS encoding peptidoglycan DD-metalloendopeptidase family protein, whose product MRPLAFALLGLGMALAHYATPLPDEKIARPQGQFGLPLQGPPGPNTWLLGQLYGNTTGAYRQRNSGYRAGQGIHFGLDFSARCGTPVVAIGDGVVVEVDGPHGSPPHNLVIDHGNGLASLYGHLLERPPLRVGTRVRRGQVVGKVGDSQFSCTAAPHLHLEIRDSSHQRFFNPIPYIAADWDSLSLVGGFSRGFQRDLDNPRRWQFPNQQPEARRGGPLLNNYARTWPATQSSKPAPTALSNRFTDLPSLPWLSSATQLEFTRTSTPRRLTSGGCCVNPLWSPDSSTVLFLDKPNPQSPAALYGVSAHQPGPPKPLLPVAHYNPRFTHALLPGRPSLIERLSDGERFYLETEGGNVAWSPSSEQLAWTTTEPQGNFDRRRSEIWVASLGSSPRRAATVYGGGLVGWLDEETLLITGKRSPEDALRNLEALHLPTGKRRLLARAMALRSILPGPDGRWMVYYVAFDRPERNGLYVTSSQGEQRKLDWFGSYRWRDARRLIYIPLLSGQPTHRLFEYDLQTRTSRLLADLGAKVSHDQWQVSPDGARVVFLSSQDRNLWVLELP is encoded by the coding sequence ATGCGCCCGCTGGCTTTTGCGTTGCTGGGGTTGGGTATGGCCCTGGCCCACTACGCCACGCCCCTGCCCGATGAGAAAATCGCCCGGCCCCAAGGGCAGTTTGGCTTGCCGCTGCAGGGCCCACCGGGCCCTAATACCTGGCTTTTGGGGCAGCTTTACGGTAACACTACCGGAGCCTACCGCCAGCGGAATAGCGGCTACCGGGCCGGGCAAGGGATTCACTTTGGCCTGGACTTTTCGGCCCGTTGTGGCACCCCCGTGGTAGCCATTGGGGATGGGGTGGTGGTGGAGGTAGATGGGCCGCACGGTTCCCCTCCGCACAACCTGGTGATTGACCACGGCAACGGGCTGGCCAGTCTGTATGGGCATCTGTTGGAGCGCCCTCCTTTGCGGGTAGGCACCAGGGTACGGCGCGGGCAGGTGGTGGGCAAGGTGGGCGATTCGCAGTTTAGCTGCACCGCCGCGCCCCACCTGCACCTGGAAATCCGTGACAGCTCCCACCAGCGCTTTTTCAACCCGATTCCCTACATCGCTGCCGACTGGGACTCACTCAGCCTGGTGGGGGGGTTCTCGAGGGGTTTTCAGCGCGACCTGGACAACCCCCGCCGCTGGCAGTTCCCCAACCAGCAGCCCGAAGCCCGCCGGGGTGGCCCGCTTTTGAACAACTACGCAAGGACCTGGCCGGCAACACAGAGCAGCAAACCGGCGCCCACTGCTTTGTCAAACCGTTTTACCGATTTGCCCAGTCTCCCCTGGCTATCCAGTGCAACACAACTGGAGTTCACCCGCACCTCTACCCCCCGCCGCCTCACCTCCGGCGGCTGCTGCGTGAACCCCCTGTGGAGCCCCGATTCCAGCACGGTGCTCTTTCTGGATAAGCCCAACCCCCAAAGCCCCGCCGCCCTCTACGGGGTGTCTGCCCACCAGCCCGGCCCTCCCAAACCCCTGCTCCCTGTTGCCCACTACAACCCCCGTTTCACCCATGCCCTGCTGCCCGGAAGGCCCAGCCTGATTGAGCGCTTGTCCGACGGAGAGCGCTTTTACCTCGAGACCGAAGGCGGCAACGTGGCCTGGTCGCCCAGCAGCGAGCAGCTCGCCTGGACTACCACCGAACCCCAGGGCAACTTCGACCGGCGCCGCTCGGAGATCTGGGTTGCTTCCCTGGGCAGTTCACCCCGGCGCGCGGCTACGGTTTACGGCGGCGGGCTGGTGGGCTGGCTGGACGAAGAGACCCTGTTGATTACGGGCAAGCGTAGCCCAGAGGATGCGTTGCGCAACCTCGAGGCCCTCCACCTGCCTACCGGCAAGCGCCGCCTGCTGGCCCGCGCCATGGCCCTGCGCAGCATCCTGCCCGGCCCCGATGGGCGCTGGATGGTCTACTACGTGGCATTTGACCGCCCGGAGCGCAATGGCCTGTATGTGACCTCGAGCCAGGGCGAACAGCGCAAGCTGGACTGGTTCGGCTCCTACCGCTGGCGCGATGCCAGGCGGCTCATTTACATTCCCCTGCTCTCGGGCCAGCCCACCCACCGGCTCTTTGAGTACGACCTGCAAACCCGCACCTCGCGCCTGCTGGCCGACCTGGGGGCAAAGGTCTCCCATGACCAGTGGCAGGTCTCACCCGATGGGGCGCGGGTGGTGTTTTTGAGTAGCCAAGACCGCAACCTGTGGGTGTTGGAGCTGCCCTAA
- a CDS encoding DNA topoisomerase subunit B, giving the protein MCYTTQVSTEATVNYDASAIKVLKGLEGVRHRPAMYIGGTQADGYHHLFKEILDNAVDEALAGFATEIITTLHPDGSITVEDNGRGIPVDIMPEEQKPAVEVIYTVLHAGGKFEEGAYKVSGGLHGVGASVVNALAAFTRVEVFRDGKHYLIEFSRGEVTQPLQVVGPAPKGKRGTRVTFLPDPQIFGSEQKFEASRLRVRLREVSFLVAGLKLVFKDEVHQKEEVFFDKGGVGSFAKYRADGEELLYDKPVLLQGQVEAVGVEVGLIHTKGYSVNLVSFANMIPTVDGGTHVSGFKTAYTRAINAYAKKAGLVKDLEPTGDDLLEGLSCVISVKIPQPQFEGQTKGKLLNPEAGTAVSKVVYEKFSEYLEENPRIAKVIYEKAQRAAQAREAARKARELVRRANPLESDDLPGKLADCQSEDPAEAELFIVEGDSAGGSAKSGRDRRFQAILPLRGKILNVEKAGLNKALKNAEVRAMVAAIGAGIGGKDNEEAHFNIEDLRYHKIIIMTDADVDGSHIRTLLLTFFYRYMRPIIEQGYLYVAQPPLYGLRVGKSKHIEYIFDDEALKKALASIGDKPYEIQRFKGLGEMNAEQLWETTMDPARRVLKKVEMKDASYAAQIFDDLMGSDVQPRREFIEENARYAQIEI; this is encoded by the coding sequence ATGTGCTATACTACTCAGGTGAGCACTGAAGCCACTGTCAACTACGACGCATCTGCCATTAAGGTTCTCAAAGGCTTGGAAGGGGTTCGCCACCGCCCGGCCATGTACATCGGCGGTACCCAGGCCGATGGGTATCATCACCTGTTCAAGGAAATTCTCGACAACGCGGTAGACGAAGCCCTGGCCGGCTTCGCTACCGAAATCATCACCACCCTCCACCCCGACGGCTCCATCACCGTGGAGGACAACGGGCGTGGGATTCCGGTAGACATCATGCCGGAAGAACAGAAGCCCGCGGTGGAGGTGATCTACACCGTTTTGCACGCCGGGGGCAAGTTTGAGGAGGGGGCCTACAAGGTTTCGGGTGGGCTGCACGGGGTGGGGGCCAGCGTGGTCAATGCCCTGGCCGCCTTTACCCGCGTAGAGGTCTTCCGCGATGGCAAGCACTACCTGATTGAATTCAGCCGGGGGGAGGTGACCCAGCCCTTGCAGGTGGTGGGCCCTGCGCCCAAGGGCAAGCGTGGAACCCGCGTTACCTTCCTGCCCGACCCCCAAATTTTCGGTAGCGAACAGAAGTTTGAAGCCAGCCGGCTGCGGGTGCGGCTGCGCGAGGTGTCCTTCCTGGTAGCCGGTCTTAAGTTGGTTTTCAAGGACGAGGTTCACCAGAAGGAAGAGGTTTTCTTCGATAAGGGCGGGGTGGGCTCCTTCGCCAAATACCGCGCTGATGGCGAGGAACTGCTCTACGACAAGCCGGTGCTCTTGCAGGGCCAGGTCGAGGCTGTCGGGGTGGAGGTAGGCCTGATTCACACCAAGGGCTATAGCGTCAACTTGGTGAGCTTTGCCAACATGATTCCCACGGTGGACGGGGGTACCCACGTTTCGGGTTTCAAGACCGCCTACACCCGTGCCATCAACGCCTATGCCAAAAAAGCGGGCCTAGTCAAAGATTTAGAGCCTACCGGCGATGATTTGCTGGAAGGTCTTTCGTGTGTAATTTCGGTCAAAATTCCCCAGCCGCAGTTCGAGGGCCAGACCAAGGGTAAGCTCCTGAACCCCGAGGCCGGTACGGCGGTCAGCAAGGTGGTCTACGAAAAGTTTTCCGAATATCTGGAGGAAAACCCCCGCATTGCCAAAGTGATTTACGAAAAGGCCCAGCGGGCGGCCCAGGCCCGCGAGGCGGCCCGCAAGGCCCGCGAACTGGTGCGCCGGGCCAACCCCTTGGAGTCCGACGACCTGCCCGGTAAGCTGGCCGACTGCCAGTCGGAAGACCCGGCCGAGGCCGAACTCTTCATTGTAGAGGGGGACTCGGCGGGGGGCAGCGCCAAGAGTGGGCGCGACCGGCGTTTCCAGGCCATCCTGCCGCTGCGCGGCAAGATTCTAAATGTCGAAAAAGCGGGCTTGAACAAAGCCCTCAAAAACGCCGAGGTGCGGGCCATGGTTGCGGCCATTGGTGCCGGCATTGGCGGCAAGGACAACGAGGAGGCGCATTTCAACATCGAAGACCTGCGCTACCACAAGATCATCATCATGACCGATGCCGACGTGGACGGCTCACACATCCGCACCTTGTTGCTCACCTTTTTCTACCGCTATATGCGCCCCATCATCGAGCAGGGCTACCTCTATGTGGCCCAGCCCCCCCTCTATGGCCTGCGGGTAGGCAAGAGCAAGCACATCGAGTACATTTTCGATGACGAGGCCCTCAAGAAAGCCCTGGCCAGCATTGGCGACAAACCCTACGAGATCCAGCGCTTCAAGGGTCTGGGCGAGATGAACGCCGAACAACTCTGGGAGACCACCATGGATCCGGCCCGGCGGGTCTTGAAGAAGGTGGAGATGAAGGATGCCTCCTATGCTGCGCAAATCTTCGACGACCTGATGGGCTCGGACGTGCAGCCCCGCCGCGAGTTCATCGAGGAGAATGCCCGCTACGCCCAGATTGAAATTTAG
- a CDS encoding ABC transporter permease produces the protein MTTPATGPSTWALVWKSLLRNRSAVIGGIITLIVLLGALLAPIIAPWDPLKFDPPNRLSGPSAEHWLGTDQYGRDLLSRVLYGARFSLSVAAVSVLAGLLVGGTLGLLAGYFRGWLDLTISRLADILIAYPAILLAIAFLAFLGGGFINLVLAISVVFVGPFIRVARAAVLTVREELYVEAGRAMGASDGRMIFRTILPNAAAPLIVEVTLRFAYAVLAEAALSFLGLGIQPPFPALGSMVSEGRAFLSLSPWGSLVPGAAIVLMVLGFNLLGDGLRDALDPRLRRR, from the coding sequence ATGACCACACCCGCCACCGGCCCCTCCACCTGGGCCCTGGTATGGAAGTCCCTCCTGCGCAACCGCTCGGCGGTCATCGGCGGCATCATTACCCTGATTGTGCTGTTAGGAGCGCTGCTGGCCCCCATCATTGCCCCCTGGGATCCCCTCAAGTTCGACCCCCCCAACCGCCTCTCGGGCCCTTCCGCAGAGCACTGGCTGGGCACCGACCAGTACGGGCGCGATCTGCTCTCGAGGGTGCTCTACGGGGCCCGCTTCTCGCTCTCGGTGGCGGCGGTCTCGGTACTGGCCGGGCTTCTGGTAGGCGGCACCCTGGGCCTCTTGGCCGGGTATTTTCGGGGCTGGCTCGACCTCACCATCTCCCGCCTAGCCGACATTTTGATCGCCTACCCCGCCATCCTGCTGGCCATCGCCTTTCTGGCCTTTCTAGGGGGCGGCTTCATCAACCTGGTTCTGGCTATCTCGGTGGTGTTTGTGGGGCCTTTTATCCGGGTCGCTCGGGCTGCCGTGCTCACCGTACGGGAAGAACTGTACGTGGAAGCCGGACGGGCCATGGGGGCTTCGGATGGGCGGATGATCTTCCGCACCATCCTGCCCAATGCCGCCGCCCCGCTGATTGTCGAGGTCACCCTGCGCTTCGCCTATGCCGTGCTGGCCGAAGCGGCACTGTCGTTTCTGGGGCTGGGCATCCAGCCACCCTTTCCGGCCCTAGGCTCCATGGTCTCGGAGGGCCGGGCTTTCCTCTCCCTCTCCCCCTGGGGTTCGCTGGTTCCCGGCGCCGCCATCGTGCTGATGGTGCTGGGGTTCAACCTGCTGGGCGACGGTCTGCGCGACGCCCTCGACCCCCGGCTGCGGCGACGGTAG
- the nikB gene encoding nickel ABC transporter permease, translating into MVGYVVNRLLAAIPTLLGVAIITFLLMRAVPGDVVTSLVGLEANTTPERMAELRRLFGLDLPLHVQFGQWLGAVVQGDFGSSLRTGREVAQDLALRFPVTLQLTVMGLFTALLIAVPLGVLAAIRRGGLVDYFASLFAILGLSVPGFFLALLLILLFALALGWLPPAGFVPLAENPAQNFRHMILPALSLGLILAGAVTRILRSSMLEVLSRDYIRTARAKGLSERVVIFRHALRNALIPVVTVIGIQFGSLLGGAVIIEQVFSLPGVGRFALEGINLRDYPVVQGTVLFVATAAVLVNLLVDLLYSLIDPRIRYE; encoded by the coding sequence ATGGTCGGCTACGTAGTGAATCGTCTTCTTGCGGCCATTCCTACCCTGTTGGGGGTGGCCATCATCACCTTCTTGCTCATGCGGGCCGTGCCGGGGGATGTGGTCACAAGCTTGGTAGGCCTCGAGGCCAACACCACCCCCGAGCGCATGGCCGAGCTACGCCGCCTGTTCGGGCTCGACCTGCCCCTGCACGTACAGTTCGGGCAGTGGCTGGGGGCTGTCGTGCAGGGCGATTTTGGCAGCAGCTTGCGCACCGGACGCGAGGTAGCCCAGGATCTGGCCCTGCGCTTTCCGGTCACGCTGCAGCTCACCGTGATGGGCCTCTTCACCGCTCTCCTGATTGCGGTACCGCTGGGGGTGCTAGCGGCCATCCGGCGGGGGGGCTTGGTGGACTACTTCGCCTCGCTCTTTGCCATTCTGGGCCTCTCGGTGCCGGGGTTTTTCCTGGCCTTGCTGCTCATCCTGCTTTTTGCGCTGGCGCTGGGCTGGCTGCCCCCGGCAGGTTTTGTACCCCTGGCCGAAAACCCCGCTCAAAACTTCCGGCACATGATTCTGCCGGCCCTCTCGCTGGGCCTGATTCTGGCCGGAGCCGTCACCCGCATCCTGCGAAGCTCGATGCTCGAGGTGCTCTCGCGCGACTACATCCGTACCGCCCGGGCCAAGGGGCTCTCGGAGCGGGTGGTGATCTTCAGGCACGCTCTGCGCAACGCTCTGATTCCGGTGGTCACCGTCATCGGTATCCAGTTCGGCTCACTGCTGGGTGGGGCGGTCATCATCGAGCAGGTCTTCAGTCTACCGGGAGTGGGGCGCTTTGCCCTCGAGGGCATCAACCTGCGCGACTACCCGGTGGTACAGGGTACGGTGCTTTTTGTGGCCACGGCAGCGGTGCTGGTCAACCTTTTGGTGGACTTGCTCTACTCGCTCATAGACCCTAGGATTCGCTATGAGTAA
- a CDS encoding ABC transporter substrate-binding protein, which yields MKKLMVLLVLALAAVSLAQKSGGILRAGMQTDPVGLDPHTTNATASRNVLENIYDTLVMLDSKGRIVPGLAQSWSVSPDGLTWTFRLRPGVTFHNGDPLKASDVAFSINRIKDPATKSPRANDFALVRSVTAPNDSTVVIQLSQPFSPLLAKLAFSTNVVVSEKVTKENNNDLNKAVIGTGPFRFVEYIPQTRLVVRRWDKYWQKDNQGRPLPYLDGITYTFYPDPAARSTALRAGAVDWIEYVTAADVRPLKADRNLVVVGGPSANFRALYFNTTREPYNNPKVRQAIAYAIDKKAIVDLALFGTGGIVARGTTIPSGAYAYTNSPYNTRDVAKAKQLLAEAGLANGFTMNLYVTSTYDFLRTPADVIRDNLAEVGIRVNIQAEDWNVYLPKALRSEFDVTLLGTSGQADPDDYLFNTFHPSSALNLSKYKNDRVTQLLEQGRRVASQAERQRIYTQVQELVLQDSPMAFLFHSAQYEAMNRRVQGFLHFPNTSYLAFRYTWLQ from the coding sequence ATGAAGAAACTGATGGTTCTGTTGGTTCTGGCCCTGGCTGCGGTATCGTTGGCGCAAAAGTCGGGCGGCATTCTGCGAGCCGGCATGCAAACCGACCCGGTAGGGCTCGACCCCCACACCACCAACGCCACCGCCAGCCGCAACGTGCTGGAAAACATCTACGACACTCTAGTCATGCTCGACAGCAAAGGCCGCATCGTACCGGGACTGGCCCAGTCCTGGTCGGTCTCGCCCGACGGCCTGACCTGGACCTTCCGCCTGCGCCCCGGCGTCACCTTCCACAACGGCGACCCCCTCAAGGCTTCCGATGTGGCCTTCTCCATCAACCGCATCAAAGACCCCGCCACCAAAAGCCCCCGGGCCAACGACTTCGCCCTAGTGCGGTCGGTCACCGCGCCCAACGACAGTACCGTGGTCATCCAGCTCTCCCAGCCTTTCTCACCCCTACTGGCCAAACTGGCCTTCAGCACCAACGTGGTGGTCTCGGAAAAGGTAACCAAGGAAAACAACAACGACCTCAACAAAGCGGTCATCGGTACCGGCCCCTTCCGTTTTGTGGAGTACATCCCCCAGACCCGGCTGGTGGTGCGCAGGTGGGATAAATACTGGCAAAAAGACAACCAGGGCCGTCCGCTGCCCTACCTGGACGGCATCACCTACACCTTCTACCCCGACCCCGCCGCCCGCTCCACCGCGCTACGGGCCGGGGCAGTGGACTGGATCGAGTACGTAACCGCCGCCGACGTGCGCCCGCTCAAGGCCGACCGCAACCTGGTAGTAGTGGGGGGCCCCTCGGCCAACTTCCGCGCGCTGTACTTCAACACCACCCGCGAGCCCTACAACAACCCCAAGGTGCGACAGGCCATCGCTTACGCTATCGACAAAAAAGCCATTGTGGATCTGGCCCTCTTTGGAACCGGCGGTATTGTGGCCCGGGGCACCACCATTCCCTCGGGGGCTTATGCCTACACCAACAGCCCCTATAACACCCGCGACGTGGCCAAGGCCAAGCAGCTTCTAGCAGAGGCTGGGCTAGCCAACGGTTTCACCATGAACCTCTACGTCACCTCCACCTACGACTTCCTGCGTACCCCTGCCGACGTGATCCGGGACAACCTGGCCGAGGTAGGCATCCGGGTAAACATCCAGGCCGAGGACTGGAACGTCTACCTGCCCAAAGCCCTGCGCAGCGAGTTTGATGTGACCCTGCTGGGCACCTCGGGCCAGGCCGACCCCGACGACTACCTCTTCAACACCTTCCACCCTTCCTCGGCCCTGAACCTCTCCAAGTACAAAAACGACCGCGTCACCCAGCTTCTGGAGCAGGGGCGGCGGGTAGCCAGCCAGGCCGAGCGTCAGCGCATCTACACCCAGGTGCAGGAGCTGGTCTTGCAAGATAGCCCCATGGCCTTCCTGTTCCACTCGGCCCAATACGAAGCCATGAACCGGCGCGTACAGGGCTTTTTGCACTTCCCCAACACCAGTTACCTGGCTTTCCGCTACACCTGGCTACAGTAG
- a CDS encoding carbohydrate ABC transporter permease: MGRVLQYAVLFVATLFFLLPVYLVIVTALKEPSAITLSNTWQLPQRWYWESFAQAWTAFLPKLQNSFFLTVIATLLSAMLGSLNGYVLAKWRFPGANIVFPLMLFGMFIPYQAVLIPLFQFVREIGLGGTLWGLILVHVVYGLPITTLIFRNYYAEIPDEMIEAGRIDGAGFFGIYSRIVFPLSVPGFVVVIIWQFTQIWNEFLFAVTLVSSPANQPITVALAQLAGGEAVKWNLPMAGALLAALPTLLVYIFLGRYFIRGLLAGSVKG; this comes from the coding sequence ATTGGGCGTGTATTACAGTACGCGGTGCTGTTTGTGGCCACGCTGTTCTTCCTGCTACCGGTGTACCTGGTGATCGTGACCGCGCTCAAGGAACCCTCGGCCATCACCCTGAGCAACACCTGGCAACTACCCCAGCGCTGGTACTGGGAGAGCTTTGCCCAGGCCTGGACGGCCTTTTTACCCAAGCTGCAAAACAGCTTCTTCCTCACCGTCATCGCCACCCTCCTCTCGGCCATGCTCGGCTCGCTGAACGGCTACGTGCTGGCCAAGTGGCGCTTCCCTGGGGCTAATATCGTCTTTCCCCTCATGCTGTTTGGCATGTTCATCCCCTACCAAGCCGTGCTGATTCCGCTGTTCCAGTTTGTGCGCGAGATTGGGCTGGGCGGTACGCTGTGGGGCCTCATTCTGGTACACGTGGTGTACGGGCTGCCCATCACCACCCTGATCTTCCGCAACTACTACGCCGAAATCCCCGACGAGATGATCGAGGCCGGGCGCATTGACGGGGCGGGGTTTTTTGGCATTTATAGCCGCATCGTGTTTCCACTCTCGGTGCCGGGGTTTGTGGTGGTGATCATCTGGCAGTTCACCCAGATCTGGAACGAGTTTTTGTTCGCCGTGACCCTGGTGAGCAGCCCGGCCAACCAGCCCATCACGGTGGCCCTGGCCCAGCTCGCAGGCGGCGAAGCGGTGAAGTGGAACCTGCCCATGGCCGGGGCGCTGCTGGCCGCACTGCCCACGCTTTTGGTCTACATTTTCCTGGGACGCTACTTCATTCGGGGGCTGTTGGCGGGGTCGGTAAAGGGCTAG